One window from the genome of [Clostridium] celerecrescens 18A encodes:
- a CDS encoding BMC domain-containing protein: protein MEVNERIIQEYVPGKQITVAHVIAKPDAELYQKIGIQSENEAVGILTITPSEAAIIVVDIATKAAEVEIGFVDRFSGAVVIIGDVSSVKIALENILKTMESLLDFTVVPLSST from the coding sequence TTGGAGGTAAATGAGAGAATTATACAGGAATATGTTCCTGGTAAACAAATCACCGTTGCACATGTTATTGCAAAACCTGATGCAGAATTATATCAAAAAATTGGGATACAATCTGAAAATGAAGCAGTCGGTATTTTAACGATAACACCAAGTGAAGCAGCGATTATCGTAGTCGATATAGCAACAAAAGCCGCTGAAGTTGAAATTGGTTTTGTTGACAGATTTTCAGGTGCAGTGGTTATCATTGGGGATGTTTCCTCGGTTAAGATTGCTTTAGAAAACATTTTAAAAACGATGGAAAGTCTTTTAGATTTTACAGTTGTACCTTTATCTAGCACTTAA
- a CDS encoding 1-propanol dehydrogenase PduQ, with protein sequence MQEIKFGTTLYVGEDSLKRLSDFKNEKILIVTDSFIASSELLSHIKSYIDSSTETMEFSEVIPDPPIDNIVAGLESSKGFPATILLAIGGGSAIDAAKAMLYFGKLTDRFRGIRFVTIPTTSGTGSEVTNFSIITDAEKGTKYPMVTDQILPDEAILDSGLVVGLPPKQTADTGIDVLTHAIEAYVSTKANDISDALSEKAICYVFTYLERAYKDGNDKVAREKMHIASTMAGMAFNLASLGLNHGIAHAAGARWHIPHGRINGILLPNIIRYNAGIIEGNYSKNTTPAASRYSKISKFLGLNAGNPQMGVRSLVNAILSLEKALSIPKSLSEWGVNKDQFELDKNVIAEAALADRCTATNPIVPTKEDIISVLGKSFI encoded by the coding sequence ATGCAAGAAATAAAATTCGGAACAACCTTGTACGTTGGTGAAGATAGCCTGAAACGATTATCAGATTTCAAGAATGAAAAGATTTTGATAGTAACAGATTCTTTTATTGCTTCATCAGAGTTACTTTCACATATTAAAAGTTATATTGATAGCAGCACTGAAACAATGGAGTTTTCTGAAGTTATTCCAGATCCCCCAATTGATAACATTGTTGCTGGGTTAGAATCCAGCAAAGGTTTTCCAGCCACAATTTTATTAGCAATAGGTGGTGGCTCTGCGATCGATGCAGCAAAAGCTATGCTCTATTTTGGCAAATTGACTGATCGGTTTCGTGGGATACGATTTGTTACGATTCCTACAACAAGTGGAACGGGTTCAGAGGTTACGAATTTTTCGATTATTACTGATGCTGAAAAGGGAACAAAATATCCTATGGTTACGGATCAAATATTGCCAGATGAGGCTATTTTAGATTCTGGTCTTGTTGTAGGTTTACCACCGAAGCAAACTGCTGATACGGGTATTGATGTTCTTACCCACGCAATAGAAGCTTATGTTTCCACGAAAGCCAATGATATCTCTGATGCTTTAAGTGAAAAAGCCATATGCTATGTATTCACTTATTTAGAGAGAGCTTATAAAGATGGAAATGATAAAGTTGCGCGTGAAAAAATGCATATAGCATCAACAATGGCTGGAATGGCCTTTAATTTAGCCTCACTAGGGTTAAACCATGGGATAGCACATGCTGCAGGAGCACGCTGGCATATTCCGCATGGAAGAATCAATGGTATCTTGTTACCCAATATTATTCGTTATAATGCAGGAATTATTGAAGGAAACTACAGCAAGAATACTACCCCTGCTGCAAGTCGTTATTCTAAAATATCTAAATTCTTAGGATTAAATGCTGGAAATCCACAAATGGGTGTACGAAGTTTAGTTAACGCAATCCTTTCGCTTGAGAAGGCACTTTCCATTCCAAAGAGTCTTTCTGAATGGGGGGTGAACAAGGATCAATTTGAATTAGATAAAAATGTAATAGCAGAAGCTGCTCTTGCAGATCGTTGTACAGCAACAAACCCTATCGTTCCAACGAAAGAGGATATAATTAGCGTTCTAGGGAAATCATTTATATAA
- a CDS encoding cob(I)yrinic acid a,c-diamide adenosyltransferase codes for MQIYTRTGDKGYTRIIGGMKLAKDSERIKAYGTIDELNSFVGYAITLIKNNDSLKKELTQIQQCLFDCGNDLATPNGKGTYRVTSALTEWIEKCIDAHVDIPPEVESFILPGGSQAASILHICRTIARRAEREIVTFQWTNDMNEEVLIFVNRLSDYFFSVARVANVNEGIKDVLYERSGKVFHIDLKKEDL; via the coding sequence TTGCAAATTTATACTAGGACAGGTGATAAAGGATACACTAGGATAATCGGTGGCATGAAATTAGCAAAAGATAGTGAACGTATTAAAGCATATGGAACGATTGACGAATTAAATAGTTTTGTAGGCTATGCTATTACACTTATAAAAAACAATGATTCTTTGAAAAAGGAATTAACGCAGATCCAGCAGTGTTTGTTTGATTGTGGCAATGATTTAGCAACGCCGAATGGAAAAGGAACCTACCGAGTTACATCTGCTTTAACAGAGTGGATTGAAAAATGTATTGATGCACATGTAGATATTCCTCCAGAAGTTGAGTCTTTTATTTTGCCAGGTGGCTCTCAAGCAGCAAGTATTTTGCATATTTGCAGAACAATTGCCAGGAGAGCGGAAAGAGAAATAGTAACGTTCCAATGGACGAATGATATGAATGAAGAAGTTTTGATATTTGTTAATCGCCTATCAGATTACTTTTTCTCCGTAGCACGTGTTGCGAATGTAAACGAAGGCATAAAAGATGTGCTTTATGAAAGAAGTGGAAAGGTATTCCATATAGATTTAAAAAAAGAAGATTTATAA
- a CDS encoding EutP/PduV family microcompartment system protein, translating into MKKIMLIGSVGSGKTTLCQRIQGEMIKYKKTQAVEFYSQMIDTPGEFVLHRRFYSALQMMAASSDIIGFICSVTEQSQTFSPYFAQNFTKPCIGIITKIDLASNEEAIINAEKRLELAGVEKIFRLSAVEDKGVAELIAYLSKEES; encoded by the coding sequence GTGAAGAAAATTATGTTAATTGGATCAGTTGGGAGTGGGAAAACCACCCTTTGCCAAAGGATTCAAGGAGAGATGATTAAATATAAAAAGACTCAAGCAGTTGAATTCTATTCTCAGATGATAGACACACCGGGTGAGTTTGTATTGCATAGAAGATTCTATAGCGCGTTACAAATGATGGCTGCAAGTTCAGATATCATTGGATTCATATGTAGCGTGACAGAGCAAAGCCAGACATTTTCGCCCTATTTTGCACAAAACTTTACAAAACCATGTATAGGAATTATTACAAAGATCGATCTGGCATCAAACGAAGAGGCTATTATAAACGCTGAGAAAAGATTAGAGTTAGCAGGTGTTGAGAAAATTTTTCGTCTCTCTGCTGTTGAAGATAAAGGAGTAGCAGAGTTGATAGCCTATCTTTCTAAGGAGGAATCATAA
- a CDS encoding BMC domain-containing protein: MNVLERKIFESVPGKQVTLAHIIASPDDRIFEKLGLNEEKYQAIGILTITPPEVAIIAVDIAKKTAPVKIGFVDRFSGSVIILGDVAAVQSAIEQVVIYLSEFMQFSVPKVTRT, encoded by the coding sequence ATGAATGTATTAGAAAGAAAAATATTTGAATCGGTACCAGGTAAACAAGTGACATTAGCACATATTATAGCAAGTCCCGATGATCGAATCTTTGAGAAATTAGGTTTGAATGAAGAAAAGTATCAAGCAATTGGTATTTTAACCATAACCCCACCAGAGGTTGCAATCATCGCTGTAGATATAGCTAAAAAGACTGCACCTGTTAAAATAGGATTCGTTGACAGGTTCAGTGGGTCTGTAATTATCCTGGGGGATGTGGCAGCTGTACAATCTGCTATAGAACAGGTTGTTATTTATTTAAGCGAATTTATGCAGTTTTCTGTCCCCAAAGTAACGAGAACATAA
- a CDS encoding FAD-dependent oxidoreductase: MSTNYKELFEPAYIGKVQIKNKLSMAPMGPVGYADALGAMNQRLQEYYVERAKGGIGLIITGICSVDLDIEGMVRPGLPCPTQNPLAFIHEAYQMNERIHTYGTKIFLQLTGGLGRSALPGFATKFIAPSENENRFDPRIKHREMTIEEIKNMIQKFVMSAVVAKKAGFDGVEIHAVHEGYLLDQFAIALFNRRTDEYGGSLENRLRVATDIVKGIKAACGPDFPVSLRYSLKSCMKGIRRGGLPGEDYEEAGKDIEEGIEAAKILVAAGYDALNVDAGTYDSWYWNHPPMYFEDGMYREFGRLVKQNVDVPVILAGRMENPEIAIEALGDSCDIIGLGRQLLTDPYYPEKVRTGRLDEIRPCLGCHEGCLGRISNAPVSCAVNPACGREKIYGLVPANKKKHVLVIGGGIAGMEAARVLAERGHRVTLCEKSGSLGGNLIPGSVPHFKRYDRALVKWYQRQLELLNVEVKMNCEITAENISRFKSDEIITATGSKPIQSKFGSEAFVTTADDILLGKAEAGINVVVIGGGLVGCETALWLAQNGTKVTVIEMLKDILGGHGALPHMNHDMLVDLLAFHEVDIYTSSTVKSIEGGKVTAETPEGERSFLADTVISAIGYRENHALYDELKDLDIPVHNIGDSQKVHNIMYSIWNSYELAREL; encoded by the coding sequence ATGAGTACAAATTACAAAGAGCTTTTTGAGCCTGCATATATCGGGAAAGTACAAATAAAAAACAAATTGTCCATGGCACCAATGGGGCCTGTCGGATATGCCGATGCACTGGGAGCTATGAACCAAAGGCTGCAGGAGTATTATGTGGAACGGGCTAAGGGTGGAATCGGATTGATTATTACTGGAATCTGTAGTGTGGACCTGGATATTGAAGGTATGGTCAGACCGGGCCTCCCATGTCCGACTCAGAATCCTCTGGCTTTTATTCATGAAGCGTATCAGATGAATGAAAGAATCCATACATACGGCACAAAGATTTTTCTTCAGCTCACCGGAGGTCTTGGGAGAAGTGCATTGCCCGGATTTGCTACCAAGTTTATCGCTCCGTCGGAGAATGAAAACAGATTTGATCCCCGAATCAAGCACCGGGAAATGACGATTGAAGAAATCAAGAACATGATTCAGAAATTTGTCATGTCTGCAGTGGTTGCGAAAAAAGCTGGATTTGACGGCGTAGAGATCCATGCGGTTCATGAAGGATATCTCCTGGACCAGTTTGCCATCGCCCTTTTCAACCGAAGAACGGACGAATACGGCGGCTCGTTGGAAAACCGGCTGAGGGTTGCAACGGACATTGTGAAAGGGATCAAAGCGGCCTGTGGACCTGACTTCCCTGTCAGCCTTCGCTACAGCCTGAAAAGCTGCATGAAGGGAATCCGTCGCGGCGGACTGCCGGGCGAAGACTATGAAGAAGCTGGAAAGGATATCGAAGAAGGGATCGAAGCTGCTAAAATTCTGGTGGCAGCAGGCTATGACGCATTGAATGTGGATGCGGGAACCTACGATTCCTGGTATTGGAATCATCCGCCGATGTATTTTGAAGATGGTATGTACCGTGAATTTGGCAGACTTGTAAAGCAGAACGTAGATGTTCCTGTTATTCTGGCCGGAAGAATGGAAAATCCGGAGATTGCAATAGAAGCCCTCGGCGATTCCTGCGACATCATCGGACTTGGAAGACAGCTTTTAACCGATCCGTATTATCCGGAAAAGGTGAGAACTGGAAGGCTTGATGAAATCAGGCCGTGCCTCGGCTGCCATGAAGGCTGCCTGGGTAGAATTTCAAACGCTCCTGTGAGCTGTGCTGTGAATCCGGCCTGCGGAAGAGAAAAAATTTACGGACTCGTACCGGCCAATAAGAAGAAGCATGTACTTGTTATTGGAGGCGGCATAGCAGGAATGGAAGCGGCAAGAGTGCTGGCTGAAAGGGGACACCGCGTTACTCTGTGTGAAAAGAGCGGCAGCCTTGGAGGAAATTTAATTCCGGGAAGTGTTCCTCATTTCAAACGCTATGACAGAGCCCTGGTCAAGTGGTATCAGAGACAGCTTGAGCTTCTGAATGTGGAAGTCAAGATGAACTGTGAGATTACTGCAGAAAATATATCCAGATTCAAGTCGGATGAAATCATTACGGCAACCGGTTCGAAGCCGATCCAGAGCAAGTTTGGATCGGAGGCTTTTGTGACTACCGCAGATGATATCCTTCTTGGAAAAGCAGAGGCGGGAATAAATGTCGTTGTAATCGGCGGTGGATTGGTTGGATGTGAAACTGCTCTATGGCTTGCACAGAACGGTACCAAGGTTACAGTCATCGAAATGCTGAAAGACATTCTGGGAGGACACGGTGCGCTTCCGCATATGAATCATGATATGCTAGTGGATCTGCTGGCATTCCATGAGGTGGATATCTATACAAGCAGTACTGTGAAGAGTATAGAGGGGGGTAAGGTGACTGCGGAAACCCCGGAAGGAGAACGTTCATTCCTGGCGGATACGGTTATTTCGGCCATCGGCTACCGCGAGAATCATGCATTGTATGATGAACTGAAGGATTTGGATATACCTGTCCACAATATTGGAGATTCCCAGAAGGTACATAATATTATGTATTCCATCTGGAATTCATACGAGCTTGCCAGAGAACTGTAA
- a CDS encoding aconitase X swivel domain-containing protein encodes MDKFQGRAVIPGQVRGNAMVSKKGFNVLSSYMGALVSNGKQTLCTDQNNPDLFQKDLSGAILCIPQVIGSTTAGMLIQTVAAMGIQPKAMLFSATAESLAISGVLLADIWENTKIVTVDGLGDRFLESVQEGQTVEVAEDGAVTLF; translated from the coding sequence ATGGATAAATTTCAGGGTAGAGCAGTCATACCGGGACAGGTCAGAGGAAACGCTATGGTGTCCAAAAAGGGATTCAATGTGCTTTCATCCTATATGGGGGCGCTGGTATCAAACGGGAAACAGACACTGTGTACTGACCAGAACAATCCGGACCTGTTTCAGAAGGATCTTTCCGGAGCCATCCTGTGCATTCCTCAGGTGATCGGTTCCACTACGGCGGGTATGCTGATTCAGACCGTCGCAGCTATGGGGATTCAACCGAAAGCAATGCTATTTTCAGCAACAGCCGAGTCCCTGGCGATCTCGGGTGTTCTGCTGGCGGATATTTGGGAAAACACAAAGATCGTTACGGTTGATGGGCTGGGTGATCGCTTCCTGGAGTCGGTTCAGGAGGGGCAGACGGTTGAAGTCGCGGAAGATGGCGCTGTAACATTATTTTAA
- a CDS encoding aconitase X, translated as MRLTNEEQDILNGKHGDILQKTMETLVRYGEMYDAECLVPLDGPVHLVCSFGMPALKPLSRIMKEMIDAGIRTMLPFTADPQPLDYENVPANQQEKEMYQLLYGTQKEYESMLVKLGMKDENAYTCACYFDEVGNTPNFGDNLAWAESSAVVYANSVLGARTNRTSGVMEFFSGIIGKTPKFGFMTDEGRNADWIIELKTTKIPRPQILGSAIGMKVVEKVPYIKGLDQFLGTEMTPAVKDYLKDMGAATASNGAVALYHAENLTPEAKKYGEELIRENASVYVIDDAELERVVSSYPVLWADLNAKPDRAFIGCPHASFNQLTEWTEIFEQALKKSGQDKIVVDTIITSAPDVIARFRGTEYYDRLLKTGVKVSHICPLMYMSNPLCAKKPIITNSNKLRTYSSARYVDDQELVNLVVKGGF; from the coding sequence ATGAGATTAACAAACGAAGAGCAGGATATACTCAATGGCAAGCACGGAGATATTCTGCAAAAAACAATGGAAACACTTGTAAGGTACGGAGAAATGTATGACGCAGAGTGCCTTGTACCTTTGGATGGACCTGTGCATCTTGTGTGTTCCTTTGGAATGCCGGCCTTAAAGCCTCTGTCAAGAATTATGAAAGAGATGATTGATGCCGGAATCAGGACCATGCTGCCTTTCACGGCGGATCCGCAGCCTCTTGATTACGAGAATGTACCTGCTAACCAGCAGGAGAAGGAGATGTATCAACTGTTATATGGCACCCAGAAGGAATACGAGAGCATGCTGGTAAAGCTGGGAATGAAGGATGAAAATGCCTATACCTGCGCCTGTTATTTTGATGAGGTGGGCAACACTCCAAATTTCGGAGACAATCTGGCCTGGGCGGAATCCTCGGCGGTGGTTTATGCCAACTCTGTATTGGGAGCCCGGACAAACAGGACCTCTGGCGTAATGGAATTCTTCAGCGGGATTATCGGAAAGACGCCGAAATTCGGATTCATGACCGACGAAGGAAGAAATGCTGACTGGATCATAGAACTTAAAACAACCAAAATTCCTCGTCCACAGATTCTGGGAAGCGCCATCGGAATGAAGGTAGTGGAAAAGGTACCATACATAAAAGGTTTGGATCAGTTTCTGGGAACTGAAATGACTCCGGCGGTAAAGGACTACTTAAAGGATATGGGAGCCGCAACTGCATCGAACGGTGCGGTAGCGCTTTACCATGCGGAAAACTTAACACCGGAGGCGAAGAAATACGGAGAAGAACTGATCAGAGAGAATGCGTCCGTTTATGTCATCGATGATGCGGAGCTGGAGAGAGTGGTAAGCTCCTATCCGGTCCTTTGGGCAGATTTAAACGCGAAACCTGACAGGGCATTTATCGGATGTCCCCATGCATCCTTTAACCAGCTGACAGAATGGACCGAAATCTTTGAACAGGCTCTTAAGAAGAGCGGACAGGACAAAATCGTGGTAGATACCATCATAACCAGTGCACCGGATGTCATCGCAAGATTCAGAGGGACAGAGTATTATGACCGGCTTCTGAAAACAGGAGTGAAGGTGTCTCACATCTGTCCTTTGATGTACATGTCAAATCCGCTTTGTGCAAAAAAACCGATTATTACAAATTCAAATAAACTGAGAACTTATTCCTCCGCACGGTACGTAGACGACCAGGAGCTTGTAAATCTTGTAGTAAAGGGAGGTTTTTAG
- a CDS encoding TetR/AcrR family transcriptional regulator: MARKKRDEQAAQTKNNIIRVALNLIQKKGYHNMSIRQLCQEAGISTGAFYHHFSSKEEMINKGFALYDDALDLLLQNYEFHNPVEDIKFILLHQTKFVMEESANLTKELYIAQLSTDVKYSVKPVRKYYQTVEELAGKALEKGMIHTDMTVHELTSFLIRINRGVIIDWCLNDYSYDLMKQAEKDLIFVLDKLTAPLSV; encoded by the coding sequence ATGGCAAGAAAGAAAAGAGACGAGCAGGCCGCCCAGACAAAAAATAACATCATACGGGTCGCCTTGAATTTAATTCAAAAAAAAGGGTATCACAACATGAGCATCCGGCAGCTATGCCAGGAAGCCGGTATCTCTACCGGAGCTTTTTATCATCATTTTAGTTCCAAGGAAGAGATGATCAACAAGGGCTTCGCCCTGTACGACGATGCTTTGGATCTTCTGCTGCAGAACTATGAATTCCACAATCCCGTAGAAGACATAAAATTCATATTGCTGCACCAGACAAAATTTGTTATGGAAGAGTCAGCCAACCTGACAAAAGAGCTGTATATCGCTCAGTTGTCAACGGATGTGAAATATTCCGTAAAGCCAGTAAGAAAATACTATCAGACAGTAGAAGAACTGGCAGGAAAAGCGCTAGAAAAAGGTATGATTCATACCGATATGACGGTACATGAGCTCACTTCCTTTCTGATTCGAATCAACCGGGGCGTGATTATTGACTGGTGTCTTAACGATTATTCCTACGATCTGATGAAACAGGCAGAAAAGGATCTGATATTCGTTCTGGACAAGCTGACGGCTCCTTTATCCGTCTAA
- a CDS encoding RidA family protein — protein sequence MNNNVVSRLNSSRVSKAVGNYTHITKIEPNAAFYTFSGQVGADLEGNFPEEFNQQVDNTFLNISNLLKSIDLTPDNVIKVNIWSTEQIDWDYFDKVYDDFFGKPYPSMTVAYVNALGLEEIKLEIEIWAAK from the coding sequence ATGAATAATAATGTAGTTAGTAGATTAAATTCGTCAAGAGTAAGTAAAGCAGTAGGTAATTATACTCACATAACAAAAATAGAGCCTAATGCAGCATTTTACACATTTTCTGGTCAAGTTGGAGCCGATTTGGAAGGTAATTTTCCTGAAGAATTCAATCAACAAGTAGACAATACATTTTTAAATATATCAAATCTATTAAAGAGTATCGATTTAACACCTGATAATGTTATTAAGGTCAATATATGGTCAACGGAACAAATTGACTGGGATTACTTTGATAAAGTATATGATGATTTTTTTGGTAAGCCTTACCCTTCAATGACTGTTGCCTATGTAAATGCCTTAGGGTTAGAAGAGATAAAATTAGAAATTGAAATATGGGCAGCAAAGTAA
- a CDS encoding ABC transporter substrate-binding protein, with protein MKRLFIMTAAVIMAIGLLGGCSSKDESKEGTNTETVTILYPGDESDRMSEFMSNEFAEKMKEDLGIKVEMVYTPWDQYWEQKDIMLAAQEPIDLYWDGLPDLATIVNKKQASVLNDLIDKYGQNLLKVLPEEQLKGATINGEVYGIPSAYAPSSGMFQMVCVRQDILESCGMTEIKTTEDLKLFAEKAKKLYPEMKGPADPIFKPLTRYFADEQLTWCANEDTVVYGDTTNKVYDYYETDAFKKVAQYNRQMYHEGLYSDDLTTKYNERDSRMQTGLYLWVEGSLGKENEIISSVKANAPDARLKNYILKPEEPRYIIATGGEVLCIPQTAPNPEGAMKFIDWLYSSQDNYLMALYGVKGKDYDIVDGRIKKLVNDEFFYEWMFRNKNYQLFSPDIEQSYIDTYESWDDKAVTSNMLGFRFNNEKVKVIETAIKEVAGKQMAPILYGFVDFDTEYPKALEALKKAGIDEYVAEVQKQMDEFQASKNK; from the coding sequence ATGAAAAGACTATTTATAATGACAGCTGCCGTGATAATGGCAATCGGTTTACTTGGGGGATGCAGCAGTAAGGATGAATCGAAAGAAGGCACTAATACCGAAACCGTGACGATTCTTTATCCCGGTGATGAAAGTGATAGAATGTCAGAATTTATGAGTAATGAGTTTGCTGAGAAAATGAAAGAGGATTTAGGTATTAAGGTGGAAATGGTTTATACTCCATGGGACCAGTATTGGGAACAAAAAGATATCATGCTGGCCGCCCAGGAGCCCATCGACCTGTATTGGGACGGACTTCCTGATCTTGCCACCATTGTTAATAAGAAACAGGCTTCTGTTCTGAATGACTTAATTGACAAATATGGCCAGAATTTGTTAAAGGTGCTTCCCGAAGAGCAGTTAAAAGGGGCTACCATTAACGGAGAGGTTTATGGCATACCTTCCGCTTATGCACCTTCCTCCGGAATGTTTCAGATGGTATGTGTCCGCCAGGATATTCTGGAATCTTGTGGTATGACGGAGATTAAAACAACAGAGGATTTAAAATTATTTGCAGAAAAGGCAAAGAAATTGTATCCGGAAATGAAAGGGCCTGCAGACCCCATCTTTAAACCTCTGACCAGATATTTTGCCGATGAACAGCTAACCTGGTGCGCCAATGAAGATACCGTTGTATATGGTGATACCACAAATAAGGTGTATGATTACTATGAAACCGATGCTTTCAAGAAGGTTGCCCAGTATAACCGCCAGATGTATCATGAAGGCTTATATTCTGATGATCTGACGACCAAATACAATGAGAGGGATTCCCGTATGCAGACCGGCTTATACTTATGGGTAGAGGGCTCACTTGGCAAAGAAAATGAGATTATCAGCAGTGTGAAAGCAAATGCTCCAGATGCCAGATTAAAGAACTATATCCTGAAACCGGAGGAACCTCGCTATATCATAGCCACCGGCGGTGAAGTCCTTTGCATACCACAGACGGCACCCAATCCGGAAGGAGCAATGAAATTCATTGACTGGCTCTACTCTTCTCAGGATAATTACCTGATGGCTCTATACGGCGTGAAGGGGAAAGATTATGATATTGTTGACGGAAGAATTAAAAAGCTGGTGAATGATGAATTCTTCTATGAATGGATGTTCCGTAACAAGAATTATCAGTTATTTTCACCCGATATCGAGCAGAGTTACATTGATACCTATGAAAGCTGGGACGATAAGGCAGTCACCTCCAATATGCTTGGCTTCCGCTTCAATAACGAGAAGGTAAAGGTAATTGAGACAGCAATCAAAGAGGTGGCAGGAAAGCAGATGGCACCGATTCTTTACGGATTCGTAGATTTTGACACAGAATATCCCAAGGCTTTGGAAGCACTGAAAAAAGCAGGTATTGATGAATATGTGGCAGAGGTGCAAAAGCAGATGGATGAGTTCCAGGCTTCAAAGAATAAATAA
- a CDS encoding carbohydrate ABC transporter permease, translated as MRKSKSFGDHLVTILAYLFIGLFGLLCLYPLVLTLGVSLSSEREIVMHGYSAIPQKFTLNTYIYIFANSGMRILKSYGVTIFVTIAGTVGAMIITSMIAFAISIKSLKYRNVIAFLCNFTIVFSAGLIPWYVVCVNYYGLKNNILALILPSIFSVWNMFLMRTYFSSISPSLYEAAKIDGASYMLIYWRIALPLSKTAVLTVGLMYALQYWNDWWNALIFINDKDLFPLQYYLYTILSNVNAISSGRIPSGAAAGITLPSETMKMAVTVITIGPIIFLYPFVQKYFVQGIMTGAVKE; from the coding sequence ATGAGAAAAAGCAAATCGTTCGGCGATCACCTGGTTACTATCCTTGCTTATTTGTTTATTGGCCTGTTCGGGCTGCTATGTCTGTATCCCCTTGTTCTTACCTTAGGTGTGTCCCTCTCTTCGGAACGTGAAATCGTCATGCATGGTTATTCAGCTATTCCGCAGAAATTTACCCTTAATACATACATTTATATTTTTGCAAACAGTGGCATGAGGATTTTAAAGTCTTACGGAGTCACCATTTTTGTTACGATAGCCGGAACCGTTGGAGCTATGATCATTACCAGTATGATTGCCTTTGCGATATCGATTAAGAGTTTAAAGTACCGTAATGTCATTGCCTTTTTATGTAACTTCACCATTGTATTTTCCGCGGGCCTCATTCCCTGGTATGTGGTTTGTGTGAATTACTACGGATTAAAGAATAACATTCTGGCACTGATTCTTCCTTCTATTTTCAGTGTCTGGAACATGTTCCTTATGAGGACCTATTTTTCAAGCATTTCGCCTTCCTTATACGAAGCGGCTAAAATTGACGGGGCAAGTTATATGCTGATTTATTGGCGGATTGCTCTTCCCCTCAGTAAAACGGCAGTGCTAACCGTAGGCCTTATGTATGCCCTGCAATATTGGAATGACTGGTGGAATGCCCTGATTTTTATTAATGACAAGGATCTTTTTCCTCTCCAGTATTACCTCTATACAATTCTTTCAAATGTAAATGCCATTAGCTCTGGGCGTATTCCTTCCGGCGCTGCCGCAGGAATCACACTGCCCTCTGAAACGATGAAAATGGCAGTTACGGTAATAACCATAGGCCCGATTATCTTCTTATATCCCTTTGTACAAAAATATTTTGTACAGGGTATTATGACAGGTGCAGTCAAGGAATAA